Proteins encoded by one window of Chondromyces crocatus:
- a CDS encoding type I polyketide synthase has protein sequence MRRNDATLVELLRRRAISDADKTSYTFLLDGELPGPQLSYAELDRRARAIAARLQSVAAFGERALLLYPPGLDFIAAFFGCLYAGVVGVPAPPIDNARLRRTLPRIQAIARDAGAVIALSTSEIAATSARQCESTPELGHVRWIGTDAVPDELAMEWHEPAISADGLAYLQYTSGSTSTPKGVMVSHQHVLHQCELLRQGLGYGPESVALTWLPYFHDYGLVEGLIEPLYVGATCFVMSPLSFLKQPIRWLRAISRYRVTHSEGFNFAYEHCIHKITPERCQGLDLRCWQMAGNAAEPIRWETLERFTEALEPYGFRASAFYPTYGLAEATLVVSSGPWEPAQPAWFRMADLQRRRVVAGAGGGGDLRVVGCGRALCERVTIVNPETCRPCAPDEIGEIWVSDPCVAHGYWQRPEDTERTFRARIAGSDEGPFLRTGDLGFFRNELLHVTGRVKDVVILHGANHYPQDIEWTVEQCHEDIRPSCTAAFSVDVGGEERLAVIAEVRSQKSGEAVLTAIRQAIAEVHEISVHAITLIRVGSIPKTSSGKIQRSQCRADFLEGRLEASLSWEHPAARQREAEPALQTAIAHRELSIQAWLLGELATRLGVQQGAIQTGEPFARYGLSSHQGVALVGELESWLSTSLSPTLLWEYPTIEKLARHLAGRQVPSTRREEPAEPLGAVADEPMAIVGIGCRFPGDADTPSAFWKLLREGVDAIGVVPSDRWDADALYSADPAAPGKMHTRWGGFLREVRGFDAEFFGISPREAMSADPQQRLLLETAWAALEDAGIPPGRIAGASVGVFVGLSGHDYSERKARAGTLDHDIHAATGAAASIAANRISYALDLRGPSLAVDTACSSSLVAVHLACDSLRRGDCALALAGGVNLLLSPEVTLQFAKAGFMAPDGRCKAFDARANGYVRAEGVGVVALKPLSRALAEGDRIYALVRGSAVNQDGRSNGLTAPNQKAQEDLVRAACQRAGVAPGEVQYVEAHGTGTALGDPIEVKALGAVLAEGRAAGTPATIGSVKTNLGHTEAAAGIAGLIKVALSLHHEALPASLHFEQPNPHIPFETLPLRVQKKLASWPRGAQRRLAGVSSFGFGGTNAHVILEEAPEAPAQVDVPASGLALPTGETAEQLFLLSARSHEALRALAHAYVDRLDDDGALAHVPLLSLCAAAATRRSHHLHRIAITAYDRLSLRDKLLAFLHDEPRQGLSHAHQPHSRPARLVFVFPGQGAQWLGMGRQLFAHQPVFRDALRQCADAFAPFLDWSLEQALLHGDAALLERIDVLQPLLFAFQFALASLWRAWGLHPDALLGHSMGEVAAAAFSGALSLSDAARVICLRSTLLRSLHGAGAMAVVDLSDDDLRPILSDRFPLLDLAACNAPRSSVVAGEPLPLQQLIDALQAQGVYCRLVRVDVASHSRHVDPLLPRLLDALQGLQPRTASLPILSSVSAAYLDGAEMGPDYWARNLRQPVLFSQAVRRLLDDGPCRFLEIAPHPGLLHAIAQSFLALDAEPAAVASLRRDDSERAAMLDALGALYTLGHDLDVHALFPGTAPLPALPTYPFQHDPFWFQETPHAAPALRSVTTPHAQGQHHPLLGAHLASSVHRGTHFWHLDALSLGALPWLDHHRLHGHPVLPAAAFLDLALSAAASLGHGGAHIEQVAFRSAISLQESEPQSLQVSLGVDPLGVASFRVSSCPATSPEGEPSWTLKATGRLQLTTPEPLASPVPLPRSAIQARCSEVSTKEEHYQRLSERDMDYGPAFQGVAGVWRRDGEALGEIHVSASSSQGHGPHVVHPALLDACFQVLVAALPRPKEGRATGSAIVPVAVGALRRWDHAWTPVVWSHVVVRVGEPTSQGELSADLSIANAEGEPLLQVENFQARTSVEKRAREADPLHGMFCKVVWQQRPLARSATPSAHGIWLLLADRGGVAEQLRHVLRARGERCVLLRSASSTDAAGPQSDALLPTSAEGYKQLFANMKQEALACRGIVSLWPLDTATPEDLSLASLDASLQRSSTRVLDMIQGISRLDWPAAPRLWFVTGDAEATGVAVAASTLTQAPLWGLVRAMAYEHPELQPTCVDVPSSTALAVVEALADELLAGEGERQIRLREGARDVARLVRRPDFEDLGQDTSPEVRSAGDGGSALRLDIGTPGLLDTLTLRPVQRVLPGPGQVEIQVHAASLNFLDVLSAMGVRPDDPSGPIALGLECAGTVTAVGEGVSQQVGDAVLAVARGSLGTHVIADARLVVPRPDGLDVEQAATLPIAFMTAQYALTHLGRLERGERVLIHAAAGGVGLAAIQIARQAGAEVFATAGSVEKQAYLRSLGITQLSSSRSLQFASDVLTRTGGSGVDVVLNSLTGPAITAGLEVLSPHGRFLEIGKRDIYEDMPVGLAPFRRNLSYFAIDLARMLDERPAVCGRLLREIAGLVGEGSLRPLPYRTFPIAAAADAFRHMAQAEHIGKVVLTVDDEATRAADPCGARIREDGTYLVSGGLGALGLATADWLVQRGARHLVLVGRGDPSATAQEQIARFEQAGASVKTARVDVADEAALTGLLTELRTTMPPLRGVFHSAGVLDDGLLLQQTRERFEGVMRPKALGAWNLHVTTADAPLDVFVLYSSAAAILGSPGQANYCAANAFLHALARHRRAAGRPAHCIAWGPWGDVGLAAADERRGARLAARGLGSLTPTQGKQALGRVLDQGEAEVTVTPFNLRHWREFYPIAANSPLFAEISDAQPERPERDRAPLSGEELRRLAPDARRERLEAHVRDHLATVTRMPPARIQSDAPLMNLGLDSLMSLELRNRLEASLRITLPATLMFGHASLGSLAGHLAERMGLALSQSAGPSPEPPEVVSALEPEDLDALSVDEMASLLSAKLAALTLTTK, from the coding sequence ATGCGCCGAAACGATGCCACCCTCGTCGAGCTGCTCCGCCGCCGTGCGATTTCGGATGCCGACAAGACGTCGTACACCTTTCTGCTCGACGGTGAACTCCCCGGACCGCAGCTCTCCTATGCCGAGCTGGATCGTCGGGCCCGCGCCATTGCAGCTCGGTTGCAGTCGGTGGCGGCATTCGGAGAGCGCGCGCTCCTGCTCTATCCCCCGGGTCTCGATTTCATCGCGGCGTTCTTCGGGTGCCTTTACGCAGGTGTCGTCGGCGTGCCGGCGCCACCCATCGACAATGCACGGCTGCGGCGGACGCTCCCGCGCATCCAGGCCATTGCGCGTGATGCGGGCGCGGTCATCGCGCTCTCCACCTCGGAGATTGCAGCGACTTCCGCTCGGCAGTGCGAATCCACGCCCGAACTGGGTCATGTTCGCTGGATTGGCACGGATGCGGTGCCGGACGAGCTCGCCATGGAGTGGCATGAGCCCGCGATTTCGGCCGATGGTCTCGCTTATCTCCAGTACACCTCGGGCTCCACGTCGACGCCCAAGGGGGTCATGGTCAGCCACCAGCACGTGCTGCACCAGTGCGAGCTGCTCCGCCAGGGGCTCGGCTACGGCCCGGAGAGCGTCGCGCTGACCTGGCTCCCCTATTTTCACGACTATGGTCTGGTCGAGGGCCTCATCGAGCCTCTCTACGTGGGGGCGACCTGCTTCGTCATGTCGCCGCTCTCGTTCCTCAAGCAGCCGATTCGGTGGCTGCGGGCCATTTCGAGATACAGGGTGACGCACAGCGAGGGGTTCAACTTCGCGTACGAGCACTGCATTCACAAGATCACGCCGGAGCGGTGCCAGGGGCTGGATCTGCGTTGCTGGCAGATGGCGGGGAATGCTGCGGAGCCGATCCGGTGGGAGACGCTGGAGCGATTCACGGAGGCGCTGGAGCCCTACGGGTTCCGCGCGAGCGCGTTCTATCCGACCTATGGGCTGGCCGAGGCGACCCTGGTGGTGTCGTCGGGCCCCTGGGAGCCCGCGCAGCCGGCCTGGTTCCGGATGGCCGACCTTCAGCGGCGTCGGGTGGTCGCGGGGGCAGGAGGGGGCGGAGATCTCCGGGTCGTCGGCTGCGGGCGGGCCCTCTGCGAGCGCGTGACCATCGTCAATCCCGAAACGTGCCGGCCCTGTGCGCCTGACGAGATCGGGGAGATCTGGGTCTCCGATCCCTGCGTGGCGCATGGCTACTGGCAGCGACCGGAGGACACCGAACGCACCTTTCGCGCTCGGATCGCAGGCTCGGACGAGGGACCGTTCCTCCGCACGGGAGACCTGGGCTTCTTCCGGAACGAGCTGCTCCACGTCACGGGTCGCGTCAAAGATGTGGTGATCCTCCACGGGGCAAACCACTACCCGCAGGACATCGAGTGGACCGTGGAGCAATGCCACGAGGACATCCGACCGAGCTGCACGGCGGCTTTCTCGGTGGACGTCGGTGGGGAGGAGCGGCTGGCCGTCATCGCGGAGGTGAGATCGCAGAAGAGCGGCGAGGCCGTGCTCACCGCGATCCGGCAAGCCATTGCCGAGGTCCACGAGATCTCGGTGCATGCCATCACGCTCATCCGCGTGGGGAGCATCCCGAAGACGTCCAGCGGGAAGATCCAGCGAAGCCAGTGCCGTGCGGACTTCCTGGAAGGCAGGCTGGAGGCCTCACTGAGCTGGGAACATCCTGCAGCTCGGCAGCGAGAGGCGGAGCCAGCGCTGCAGACCGCGATCGCGCACCGCGAACTTTCGATTCAGGCCTGGCTGCTGGGAGAGCTGGCCACGCGGCTGGGGGTCCAGCAGGGGGCCATCCAGACAGGCGAGCCCTTCGCGCGTTACGGGCTCAGCTCTCACCAGGGCGTCGCGCTGGTCGGCGAGCTGGAGAGCTGGCTCTCCACGAGCCTCTCCCCGACCCTCCTGTGGGAGTACCCGACGATCGAGAAGCTGGCGCGCCACCTCGCAGGGCGGCAGGTCCCGTCGACCCGGCGTGAAGAGCCGGCCGAGCCGCTGGGCGCGGTGGCGGACGAGCCGATGGCCATCGTGGGGATCGGCTGCCGTTTCCCAGGAGATGCCGACACGCCGAGCGCGTTCTGGAAGCTCTTGCGCGAGGGCGTGGATGCGATCGGGGTGGTGCCGTCGGATCGCTGGGATGCGGACGCGCTGTACTCCGCAGATCCGGCAGCGCCCGGCAAGATGCACACGCGGTGGGGCGGCTTCCTGCGCGAGGTGCGCGGCTTCGACGCGGAGTTCTTCGGGATCTCCCCCCGGGAGGCGATGAGCGCAGACCCGCAGCAGCGGCTCCTCCTGGAGACGGCGTGGGCGGCGCTGGAGGATGCGGGGATCCCTCCTGGCCGCATCGCTGGCGCTTCTGTGGGGGTCTTCGTGGGTCTGTCGGGGCACGACTACAGCGAGCGGAAGGCACGCGCTGGCACCCTCGACCACGACATCCATGCGGCGACGGGCGCCGCCGCGAGCATCGCCGCGAACCGGATCTCGTACGCGCTCGATCTGCGCGGGCCCAGCCTCGCCGTGGACACGGCGTGCTCTTCGTCGCTGGTGGCCGTTCACCTGGCCTGCGACAGCCTGCGGCGAGGGGACTGCGCGCTCGCGCTGGCCGGGGGGGTGAACCTGCTCTTGTCGCCCGAGGTGACGCTCCAGTTCGCCAAGGCAGGGTTCATGGCGCCCGATGGGCGCTGCAAGGCGTTCGACGCGCGGGCGAACGGGTACGTTCGTGCCGAGGGTGTGGGGGTCGTCGCCTTGAAGCCGCTCTCACGCGCGCTGGCCGAGGGTGACCGTATCTATGCACTCGTCCGCGGCAGCGCGGTCAACCAGGATGGCCGGAGCAACGGGCTCACCGCACCGAACCAGAAGGCCCAGGAGGACCTCGTTCGGGCGGCCTGTCAGCGGGCCGGGGTCGCGCCAGGAGAGGTTCAGTACGTCGAAGCCCACGGTACGGGGACGGCGCTCGGGGATCCCATCGAGGTGAAGGCGCTCGGGGCCGTGCTGGCGGAGGGTCGCGCGGCTGGAACGCCGGCGACGATCGGCTCGGTCAAGACGAACCTGGGGCACACGGAGGCCGCGGCAGGCATCGCAGGGTTGATCAAGGTGGCGCTCTCGCTCCACCACGAAGCGCTCCCTGCGAGCCTGCATTTCGAGCAGCCGAATCCTCACATTCCGTTCGAGACCTTGCCCCTGCGTGTCCAGAAGAAGCTGGCCTCGTGGCCGCGGGGGGCCCAGCGTCGGCTCGCCGGCGTGAGTTCCTTCGGGTTCGGCGGCACGAATGCGCATGTGATCCTGGAGGAGGCACCGGAAGCGCCCGCGCAGGTCGACGTGCCCGCTTCGGGTCTGGCCCTGCCCACAGGCGAGACCGCCGAGCAGCTCTTCCTCCTCTCCGCGCGCAGCCACGAGGCCCTCCGCGCCCTCGCACACGCTTACGTCGACCGCCTCGACGACGACGGCGCCCTCGCACACGTCCCGCTCCTCTCCCTCTGCGCGGCCGCGGCCACCAGGCGCAGCCACCACCTCCACCGCATCGCCATCACCGCATACGACCGTCTCTCGCTCCGCGACAAGCTCCTCGCCTTCCTCCACGACGAGCCTCGCCAGGGCCTCTCCCACGCTCACCAGCCGCACAGCCGCCCCGCACGCCTCGTCTTCGTCTTCCCAGGTCAAGGCGCTCAGTGGCTCGGCATGGGACGACAGCTCTTCGCTCACCAGCCCGTCTTCCGCGACGCGCTCCGACAGTGCGCCGATGCCTTCGCTCCCTTCCTCGACTGGTCGCTCGAGCAGGCCTTGCTCCACGGGGATGCCGCCCTCCTCGAACGCATCGACGTCCTCCAGCCCCTGCTCTTCGCCTTCCAGTTCGCGCTCGCCTCCCTCTGGCGCGCATGGGGCCTCCACCCCGATGCCCTGCTCGGACACAGCATGGGCGAGGTCGCTGCCGCCGCCTTCTCCGGCGCCCTCTCTCTCTCCGACGCCGCGCGCGTCATCTGCCTGCGCAGCACCCTGCTCCGTTCCCTCCACGGCGCTGGCGCCATGGCCGTCGTCGACCTCTCCGACGACGACCTTCGCCCCATCCTCTCCGACCGCTTCCCTCTGCTCGACCTCGCGGCGTGCAACGCCCCCCGCTCCTCCGTCGTCGCCGGCGAGCCGCTGCCCCTCCAGCAGCTCATCGACGCGCTGCAAGCCCAGGGCGTCTACTGCCGCCTCGTCCGCGTCGACGTCGCTTCCCACTCTCGCCACGTCGACCCCCTTCTCCCGCGCCTCCTCGACGCCCTCCAGGGCCTCCAGCCGCGCACCGCGTCGCTCCCCATCCTCTCCTCCGTCTCCGCCGCTTACCTCGATGGCGCCGAGATGGGCCCCGACTACTGGGCGCGTAACCTCCGTCAGCCCGTTCTCTTCTCTCAGGCCGTCCGCCGCCTCCTCGACGACGGTCCTTGCCGTTTCCTCGAGATCGCGCCCCATCCGGGCCTGCTCCACGCCATCGCTCAGTCCTTCCTCGCCCTCGACGCGGAGCCCGCCGCCGTCGCCTCCCTCCGCCGGGACGACAGCGAGCGCGCCGCCATGCTCGACGCCCTCGGTGCCCTCTACACCCTTGGCCACGACCTCGACGTCCACGCCCTCTTCCCGGGTACGGCTCCCCTCCCCGCCCTGCCCACCTACCCCTTCCAGCACGACCCCTTCTGGTTCCAGGAGACACCCCACGCCGCCCCCGCGCTGCGCTCCGTGACCACGCCGCATGCCCAGGGACAGCATCACCCGCTCCTCGGTGCCCACCTGGCCTCTTCGGTCCACCGAGGCACCCACTTCTGGCACCTCGACGCCCTGTCTCTGGGCGCTCTCCCCTGGCTCGACCACCACCGCCTCCACGGGCACCCCGTCCTGCCGGCGGCCGCTTTCCTCGACCTCGCCCTCTCCGCTGCCGCTTCCCTGGGGCATGGGGGTGCGCACATCGAGCAGGTGGCGTTCCGCTCGGCGATTTCTCTTCAGGAGAGTGAGCCTCAGAGCCTGCAGGTTTCGCTGGGGGTCGATCCGCTGGGGGTCGCGTCGTTCCGTGTATCGAGTTGCCCGGCGACTTCGCCGGAGGGTGAGCCAAGCTGGACGCTCAAGGCGACGGGCCGGCTGCAGCTCACCACACCAGAGCCTCTGGCGTCGCCGGTGCCGCTCCCCCGCAGCGCCATCCAGGCCCGGTGCTCCGAGGTGTCAACGAAGGAGGAGCACTACCAGCGCCTCTCGGAGCGCGACATGGACTATGGGCCGGCGTTCCAGGGCGTGGCCGGGGTGTGGCGCCGGGATGGGGAGGCCCTCGGCGAGATCCATGTGTCCGCTTCGTCGTCCCAGGGCCACGGTCCCCACGTCGTCCATCCAGCCCTCCTGGATGCTTGCTTTCAGGTCCTCGTCGCCGCGCTGCCACGACCGAAGGAGGGACGCGCGACAGGGAGCGCGATCGTCCCCGTCGCCGTCGGAGCCCTGCGGCGATGGGATCATGCGTGGACGCCCGTGGTGTGGAGCCATGTCGTCGTTCGGGTAGGCGAACCGACGAGCCAGGGCGAGCTGAGCGCAGACCTCTCGATCGCCAACGCCGAGGGGGAGCCGCTGCTGCAGGTGGAGAACTTCCAGGCGCGCACGTCCGTGGAAAAGCGTGCTCGGGAGGCCGATCCGTTGCACGGCATGTTCTGCAAGGTCGTCTGGCAGCAGCGACCGCTGGCGCGCTCAGCAACCCCATCGGCGCACGGCATTTGGTTGCTGCTCGCCGATCGTGGGGGGGTTGCCGAGCAGCTTCGGCACGTGCTGCGGGCGCGAGGAGAGCGCTGTGTTTTGCTCCGTTCGGCCTCCTCGACCGACGCCGCGGGACCCCAGAGCGACGCGCTCCTTCCCACGAGCGCAGAAGGGTACAAGCAGCTCTTTGCAAACATGAAGCAGGAGGCCTTGGCCTGCCGCGGGATCGTGAGCCTCTGGCCGCTGGACACCGCTACCCCCGAGGACCTCTCGCTGGCCTCGCTGGACGCCTCCTTGCAGCGCAGCAGCACGCGGGTACTCGACATGATCCAGGGGATCTCTCGCCTGGACTGGCCAGCGGCACCGCGGCTCTGGTTCGTGACGGGGGACGCCGAAGCGACAGGCGTCGCGGTGGCCGCTTCGACCCTCACGCAGGCGCCCCTCTGGGGCCTGGTGCGCGCGATGGCCTACGAACACCCGGAGCTGCAGCCGACGTGCGTCGACGTCCCCTCCTCCACGGCGCTCGCCGTCGTCGAAGCACTCGCCGACGAACTCCTCGCCGGCGAGGGCGAACGGCAGATCCGACTCCGCGAAGGGGCTCGTGACGTGGCGCGCCTGGTGCGGCGGCCGGACTTCGAGGACCTGGGCCAGGACACCTCGCCAGAGGTGAGAAGTGCGGGCGATGGAGGTTCGGCGCTCCGGCTGGACATCGGCACCCCTGGGCTGCTCGATACCCTGACGCTACGGCCGGTGCAGCGTGTCCTGCCGGGTCCAGGTCAGGTGGAGATCCAGGTCCACGCCGCCAGCTTGAACTTCCTCGACGTGCTCTCGGCCATGGGCGTCCGCCCGGACGATCCTTCCGGCCCCATCGCGCTCGGTCTGGAATGCGCTGGCACGGTGACGGCAGTGGGTGAAGGGGTCTCTCAGCAGGTCGGAGACGCCGTCCTCGCCGTGGCGCGCGGCAGCCTGGGGACGCATGTGATCGCGGACGCGCGCCTCGTGGTTCCCCGGCCGGACGGCCTCGATGTCGAGCAAGCGGCGACGTTGCCCATCGCGTTCATGACGGCCCAGTATGCGCTCACGCACCTCGGCCGCCTGGAGCGAGGAGAGCGGGTCCTCATCCACGCCGCCGCGGGAGGGGTCGGGCTCGCGGCGATCCAGATCGCTCGGCAGGCCGGCGCGGAGGTCTTTGCGACGGCCGGGAGCGTCGAGAAGCAGGCCTACCTGCGCTCGCTGGGGATCACGCAGCTCTCGAGCTCGCGGTCGCTCCAGTTCGCAAGTGACGTCCTCACGCGCACCGGGGGAAGTGGCGTCGACGTCGTCTTGAACTCGTTGACCGGCCCAGCCATCACCGCCGGCCTCGAGGTGCTCTCGCCCCACGGGAGGTTCCTCGAGATCGGGAAGCGCGACATCTACGAAGACATGCCGGTCGGGCTCGCGCCGTTCCGCAGGAACCTCTCGTATTTCGCCATCGATCTCGCGCGAATGCTCGACGAGAGGCCGGCGGTCTGCGGCCGTCTCCTCCGGGAGATCGCAGGGCTCGTCGGCGAGGGCTCCCTCCGCCCGCTGCCCTACCGGACCTTCCCCATCGCAGCGGCCGCCGATGCATTCCGTCACATGGCGCAGGCCGAGCACATCGGGAAGGTGGTGCTCACGGTGGATGACGAGGCCACCCGCGCTGCTGATCCCTGCGGGGCGCGCATCCGCGAGGACGGGACGTACCTCGTCTCGGGCGGGCTGGGCGCGCTCGGACTCGCGACGGCGGACTGGCTGGTGCAGCGAGGAGCGCGTCATCTGGTGCTCGTCGGCCGTGGTGACCCTTCGGCCACGGCGCAGGAGCAGATCGCGCGCTTCGAGCAGGCCGGGGCAAGCGTGAAGACGGCGCGTGTCGATGTGGCGGACGAGGCGGCCCTCACAGGCTTGCTGACGGAACTCCGGACCACGATGCCGCCGCTGCGCGGGGTGTTCCACTCGGCTGGCGTGCTCGATGATGGCTTGCTGCTCCAGCAGACCCGCGAGCGATTCGAGGGGGTGATGCGGCCGAAGGCGCTGGGCGCCTGGAACCTGCACGTCACGACTGCCGACGCACCGCTCGATGTCTTCGTGCTGTACTCGTCGGCAGCCGCGATCCTCGGCTCTCCCGGGCAGGCGAACTACTGCGCAGCCAACGCGTTCCTGCACGCCCTGGCGCGGCATCGCAGAGCGGCAGGGAGACCAGCCCACTGCATCGCCTGGGGACCATGGGGCGACGTCGGCCTCGCTGCCGCAGACGAGCGTCGCGGTGCGCGCCTCGCCGCGCGGGGACTCGGTAGCCTCACCCCGACGCAAGGAAAGCAAGCGCTCGGGAGGGTGCTGGACCAGGGCGAGGCCGAGGTCACGGTCACCCCGTTCAACCTGCGCCACTGGCGTGAGTTCTACCCCATCGCTGCGAACTCCCCGCTCTTCGCCGAGATCTCGGACGCGCAGCCGGAGCGACCGGAGCGCGACCGCGCACCGCTGAGCGGCGAGGAGCTGAGGCGTCTCGCGCCGGACGCACGTCGCGAGCGGCTGGAGGCGCATGTTCGCGATCACCTGGCGACGGTGACCCGCATGCCCCCAGCACGGATCCAGAGCGATGCGCCGCTCATGAACCTGGGGCTCGACTCGCTCATGAGCCTGGAGCTCCGCAACCGACTGGAGGCGAGCCTCCGGATCACGCTGCCGGCGACGCTGATGTTCGGTCACGCGAGCCTGGGGAGCTTGGCGGGGCACCTCGCGGAGCGGATGGGGCTCGCGCTGAGCCAGTCCGCAGGGCCTTCCCCGGAACCGCCGGAGGTCGTGTCCGCGCTGGAGCCAGAAGACCTGGATGCGCTCTCCGTCGACGAGATGGCCTCGTTGCTGTCCGCAAAGCTGGCGGCGCTGACGCTCACCACGAAATGA